A region of the Arsenicicoccus dermatophilus genome:
ACGGATCCCACGGTCTTCGCCGTCGGGGTGACGCTGTGGCTGTGGGCCACGATGGTCTTCGCCAACCTCGCAGAAGCCATCGCGGAGGGGCGGGGCAAGGCCCAGGCCGCCACGCTGCGCCAGACCCGCACCGAGACCCCCGCCCGGCGGCTGCTCCCGGACGGTCGCGAGGAGCTCGTGTCCGGCCAGGACCTGCAGCTCGGTGACCGGGTGGTCGTCGAGGCCAGCCAGGTCATCCCGGGAGACGGAGACGTGGTGGACGGGGTCGCGACCGTCGACGAGTCCGCCATCACCGGGGAGTCTGCGCCGGTCGTGCGCGAGTCCGGCGGTGACCGTTGCGCTGTCACGGGTGGCACCACCGTGCTGTCGGACCGCATCGTCGTCCAGATCACCAGCCGACCGGGCGAGACCTTCATCGACCGGATGATCTCCCTGGTGGAGGGCGCCGCGCGCCAGAAGACCCCGAACGAGGTCGCCCTGTCTATCCTGCTGATCGTCCTGACCTTGATCTTCGTCCTCGCGGTCACGGCGCTGCAGCCCATGGCGGTCTACTCCGGTCGTCCGCTCAGCCTGGTGGTGCTGGTGGCGCTGCTCGTCTGCCTCATCCCGACAACCATCGGCGCGCTCCTGTCCGCCATCGGAATAGCGGGCATGGACCGGCTCGTGCAGCGCAATGTGCTGGCGATGTCCGGGCGGGCCGTGGAGGCGGCCGGGGACGTGTCGACCCTGCTGCTGGACAAGACCGGCACGATCACCTTCGGTAACCGTCGCGCCAGCGACGTCATACCGGTCGCAGGCGCCACACGCGCCGAGCTGCTGCGGGCCGCTCACCTGTCGTCGCTGGCCGACGAGACCCCCGAGGGCCGCTCCATCGTCGACTACGCGGTGGCCGAGGGTGGCGCCGGTGAGCTCACGACCGCCCTGGACCTGCAACGGGCGGGTGCCACCGTGGTGCCCTTCACCGCCCAGACCCGCATGTCGGGTGTCGACCTCGCCGACGGGACCCGGATCCGCAAGGGGGCCAGCTCGGCGGTGACCGCCTGGGTGCACGCGGATGGGGGACACATGGTCCACGACGTGGACGACACCGTGGAGTCCGTCAGTCGCGCCGGGGGGACCCCGCTCGTCGTCGCCGTCCAGGATCCCGGCCAGGTTCCCCGCCAGCTCGGCGTGGTCTTCCTCAAGGACATCGTCAAGCCCGGTATGCCGGAGCGCTTCGCGCAGCTGCGGGCCATGGGCATCCGCACCGTGATGATCACGGGGGACAACCCGCTCACGGCGGCGTCCATCGCGAAGGAGGCGGGGGTCGACGACTTCCTCGCCGAGGCCACCCCCGAGGACAAGATGCGCCTCATCAAGCAGGAGCAGTCCGGGGGCCGGCTGGTCGCCATGACCGGGGACGGCACCAACGACGCCCCCGCCCTGGCCCAGGCAGACGTGGGCGTGGCCATGAACACCGGCACCTCGGCTGCCAAGGAGGCCGGCAACATGATCGACCTGGACTCCGACCCCACCAAGCTCATCGACATCGTCGCGATCGGCAAGCAGCTGCTCATCACGCGCGGCGCGCTCACGACCTTCTCCATCGCCAACGACATCGCCAAGTACTTCGCGATCATCCCGGCGATGTTCGTGACGCTCTACCCCGGTCTGGACCGGTTGAACGTGATGCGGCTGCACAGTCCCGAGTCGGCCATGCTCTCCGCCGTCATCTTCAACGCGCTGATCATCGTGGCGCTGATCCCCCTGGCACTCAGGGGAGTGGCCTACCGCCCGCTGTCGGCGGCCGCGCTGCTACGACGCAACCTGTTCGTCTACGGCCTCGGCGGCGTCATCGCGCCGTTCGTCGGCATCAAGCTGATCGACCTCCTCATCTCGCTCCTCCCTGGACTTCGGTGATCCCCATGACCTTCCTGCGCCATACCTGGGCCGCGCTACGCGCCCTGATCGTCCTCACCCTGCTCCTGGGTGTCGTCTATCCCCTGGGCATGACCGCCGTCGCCGGGGCGCTGCCCGGGACGGGGCACGAGGTGACCGTCGCCGGGCGGGTGGTGGGCGACTCGCGGATCGGGCAACCCTTCTCCGAGCCGCGCTGGTTCCAGGGCCGCCCGTCGGCGGTCGAGCACCCGGGCGAGGCCAGCGGCGGCTCCAATCTCGGGCCCCATCACCCGGATCTCGCCCGCCAGGTGGCCGAGCGCCGCGCCGCGCTGCGCCAGGCCAATCCCCAGGCACCCGAGGCGATCCCGGCCGATGCCCTCACCGCCTCCGCCTCGGGCGTGGATCCCGACATCAGCCCGGCCTATGCCCGCTGGCAGGTGGCCCGGGTCGCCGCTGCTCGGCACCTGGGCGTCGAGCAGATCCAGCGCCTCGTCGACGCGCACACCACGCGGGCCCGCTGGGGCTTCGTCGGGTCCGACACCGTCAACGTCCTCGAGCTGAACGCCGCCCTCACCCGGCTCGGCGCCTAGACAATCACGTCATGGCACGAGGGCGACTGAGGATCTACCTGGGTGCGGCACCGGGTGTGGGCAAGACGGTGGCGATGCTCGCCGAGGGCAGGCGGGCCGCGGAGCGCGGGAAGGACGTGGTCGTCGCGATCTGCGAGACCCACGGACGGCAGCACACGGCCCAGATGCTCGAGGGGCTGGAGACGGTCCCACGCGTGCGGCTGGCGCATCGCGGCGCCGTGCTGAGCGAGATGGACCTGGCGGCCGTCCTCGGCCGTCGACCCGCCATCGCCCTCGTCGACGAGCTGGCCCACACGAACGCCCCGGGGTCGCGCAACGACAAGCGCTGGCGGGACGTCGAGGAGCTGCTCGCCGCGGGGATCGACGTCATCTCCACCGTCAACATCCAGCACCTGGAGTCGCTCAACGACGCCGTCACCACTATCACGGGCATCGCCCAGCACGAGACGGTGCCCGACGAGGTGGTGCGGGCGGCCGACCAGATCGAGTTCGTCGACATGTCCCCGGAGGCTCTGCGACGACGTATGGCGCACGGCAACGTCTACACCGCGGACAAGATCGACGCCGCCCTCGCCAACTACTTCCGTCCCGGCAATCTCTCAGCACTGCGGGAGCTGGCGTTGCTGTGGGTGGCCGACCGGGTCGACGAAGGGCTGGGTCGCTATCGTGACGAGCACGGCATCACCTCGCCCTGGCCCACCCGCGAGCGGGTGCTGGTCGCCCTCTCCGGCGGGCCGGAGGGGGCGACCCTCCTGCGCCGGGGCGCCCGGATCGCCGGCCGGGGCGCGGGTGGGGAGCTGCACGCCGTCCACGTCGCCCGTGCCGACGGGCTCACCAGCGGGGTGCTCCCTCGCATCGCCGAGCAGCGCGCGCTGACGGGTGACCTGGGTGGCACCTTTCACGCCGTGACAGGGGAAGACACGGCCGAGGCCGTCCTCGACTTCGCCCGCGGGATCAATGCTTCCCAGATCGTCGTCGGTACGAGCCGTCACCACCGATGGGTGCGGGTGCTGCGCCAGGCGACGGGTGACGCCATCATCGCTCGCTCCGGTGAGATCGACGTGCACGTGGTGACCCACCCTCATGCCGCCTCACTGGGCGTGCGGCGACCGCGCCGGACCCTGTCCCGCGGTCGCACCCTGTCGGGCTACCTCCTGTCTGTAGGGGCCTCCGCCGCAGTCACGGCCGCACTCTCCCCCTGGGCACGGGCGGTCGGGCTGCCCCTCATCGTCCAGCTGTATCTCCTGCTGACCGTGCTCGTAGCTCTCGTCGGGGGCCTGGGGCCAGCCGTCGTCACCGCGGTCGGGTCCTGTCTGCTGATCAATTGGTTCTTCACCCCGCCGGTACACACCCTGACCATCGCCAGCGCTCAGAACGCCCTGGCTTTGGGCGTTTTCGTCGTGGTGGGGGTGCTCGTGTCCAATGTCGTCCTGCGGGCGGCAGCTCGGGCCGAAGAGGCTCTGCGTGCCCAGCACGAGTCGGCGGCCCTGGCCGAGCTCACCCATACCCTGCTTGGCTCGACGGACCAGCTCGCACTGCTGCTCAGCCGGGCGGTGGACCTGTTCGCGGCCTCGTCCGTCGCGGTGGTGCGGCGTCCCACCCATGACGATCCGGCCCCGGAGATCGTGGCGGCCACCGCGGGTTTCCCTCCCGGGCTGGCGATCTCCGGCGGGGCCGCGCGGGAGCCGGTCGACGAGCGACACGTCCTGGTCCTGGATGGGGATCCCCTGGCCGCGGACCAGCAGCGACTCTTCGCCGCCTGTGCCGTCCACGCGGGGGCGATCCTGCACCGGCGCGTCCTGCGTGCGGAGGCGGCGGCGGCCGAGCGTCTCGAGCGGGACAACCGGGCCCGCACGGCGCTGCTGTCGGCCGTCTCGCACGACCTGCGCACACCCCTGGCAGCGATCAAGGCCGCCATCGGCTCCTTGCGCACCACCGAGGTGGACTTCCCACCGGAGGACGAGGCCGAGCTGGAGGCCATCATCGAGGAGTCCGCCGACCGGCTCGCGGCGCTCGTGGACAACCTGCTGGACATGTCACGGCTGTCGACCGAGGCGCTCGTGGCGTCTCCCCAGGACGTCGACCTGGCAGAGCTGCTGCCCGCCTGCGTGGCCACGGTCAGCGAGCCCTCCCGGGTGCGCTGGGCCCTCGGCGCCGGGGCTCGACGGGTGCAGGCGGACCCGGGTCTGCTCGATCGGGTCCTCGGCAACATCGTGGAAAATGCCCTGCGCCACCAGCCGCGCGGCGGGGAGGTGTTGCTGACGACCAGCGCGATGCGCGACCAGGTGGAGATCCGCGTGGTCGATCACGGGCCGGGCATCGCGCCCGGCGACCAGGACCGGGTCTTCCGTCCCTTCCAACGCCTCGGGGACGCCCCCGCCGGGGATGGTGTGGGGCTCGGACTCGCCGTCGCCCGAGGGCTGGCCGAGGCCATGGACGGGTCCGTCGTCGCGGAGGACACTCCTGGTGGCGGCCTGACCATGGTGGTCTCCCTGCCCATCGCGATGGTGGCCGGGCCGGTGCGCCTCGCCACCGTCCAGGAGGACCACCCATGACCCGCATCCTCGTCGTGGACGACGAACCCGCCATCCTGCGTACGCTGCGGATCAACCTGCGGGCCCGCGGCTACGAGGTGGAGACGGTGACGGGAGGCCGCGACGCGCTCGCCACCATGCAGGACGCTCCGGCCGACCTGGTCATCCTGGACCTGGGGCTGCCGGACCTGGACGGGGTCGAGGTGCTGCGGCGGTTGCGCCGAGAGTCGGACGTGCCCGTCGTGGTCCTCTCGGCGCGGCACGGGTCCGACGACAAGGTGGAGGCGCTCGACGAGGGGGCCGACGACTACGTGACCAAGCCGTTCGGCGCCGACGAGCTCATGGCCCGGGTGCGAGCGGCGCTGCGCCGTGGCAGCGCGGGCCGGCACACCGGGCTCGCACCGGTCGAGGCAGCGGGGGTTCGGCTGGACTTCGACGCGGCCAAGCCACCCGCGACGGTCGTCCGGTGCGCCTCACCCCCACGGAGTGGCGCCTGCTCGCCGCGCTGGCCCGGCGACCGGGGGCGCTCGTCTCCCACGCGGATCTGCTGGAGGCGGTCTGGGGACCGGGCTACGGTCGCGAGCTGCACTACCTGCGGGTCTACGCCAACCAGATCCGGCGCAAGCTGGAGACGGATCCGTCGGCGCCGCAGCTGCTCGTCACCGACCCAGGGCTGGGCTACCGCCTGGTGTGCGGGTCCTCCCCGGGGCCGGTCGGCTGAGCGAGGGGTGGGTCAGTCCCACCCGTCCCGGCCCAGCCCCGGGCCCACGGTCACGGCTCTGGTCCACGGCACCGGGCTCCCGAGCACCGGGCCAGGCCGTGCAGCTCAGGAGGGGGTGCGTGCGAAGGACCTCAGCCGCAGCGAGTTGGTGACCACCAGCACGCTGGACAGGGCCATCGCGGCGCCGGAGACCATCGGGTCGAGGGCGCCGAGCACGGCCAGCGGGATCGCGATCACGTTGTAGCCGAAGGCCCAGACGAGGTTTTGCTGGATGATCCGCAGGGTCTGCCGGGACAGCGCGATCGCGTCGGCGACGGCGCCCACGTCGGGGCGCACCAGGACGATGTCGGCCGAGTCGATGGCGACGTCCGCGCCGGAGCCCATCGCCAGACCGAGGTCGGCCTGGGCGAGGGCGGCGGCGTCGTTGACCCCGTCGCCGACCATCGCCACGACCCGTCCTTGCTGCTGGAGGCGGGCGATCTCGGCGTGCTTCTCCTTGGGGAGCACCTCGGCGACCACGTCGGCGGCGCCGATGCCGACCTGCTCGCCGACCTGGGCGGCCGTGCGGCGGTTGTCACCGGTGAGCAGCACGGTGCGCAGCCCGAGGTCGCGCAGCCGCTGCACCGAGGCGCTGGAGCTGTCGCGCAGCTCGTCGGCGACGGTGAGGGCGGCGTGGGCGACGCCGCCCCAGCCGACATACACCGTGGTGCCGACCCGGTCGCCCTGCAGGTCGCCGGGGACGAGGTCGAACAGGCTGGCCCGTCCGACCGTGACCTCGGTGTCCTTGATGGTGGCGCGGGCCCCGAGGCCGGGCAGGTTGGTGAAGCCGGTGATCGGGCGCAGGTCGAGACCTTCGGCCTGGGCGGCCCGCACGACGGCCTGGGCGATGGGGTGCTCGGACCACGCCTCGACCGACGCCGCGGCCTGCAGCGCCGCGGTGGGGGTGAGCCGCCCGGAGGGGGTGACGTCCACGAGCGTGGCGGAGCCGGTGGTGAGCGTGCCGGTCTTGTCCAGGACCACGGTGTCGATGCGGCGGGTGGACTCCAGGATCTCCGGGCCCTTGATCAGGACGCCGAGCTCGGCGGCCCGGCCGGTGCCGACGAGCAGCCCGGTGGGGGTGGCCAGACCGAGCGCGCAGGGGCAGGCGACGACGAGCACCGAGACGGCGGCGGAGAGCGCGGCCGCGGCCGGGTGCCCGGTGACCAGCCACCCCACGAAGGTGAGCACCGCGATCACCAGCACGACGGGCACGAAGACCGCCGAGATCCGGTCGGCCAGCCGCTGGACGGGGGCCTTGCCGGTCTGGGCCTGCTCGACGAGGCGGGTGATGCCGGCGAGGGTGGTATCCGCACCCACGCGCGTCGCCTGCACGAGCAGCCGCCCGTGCGCGTTGATGGTGCCGCCGGTGACCTCGTCGCCGGGGCCGACCTCGACGGGCAGCGACTCGCCGGTGACCAGGGAGCGGTCGAGGGCGGAGGTGCCGTCGACGACGACGCCGTCGGTGGCGACCTTCTCCCCGGGCCGCACCACGAACTGCTCGCCGACCTGCAGCTGCTCGATCGGGATGCGGGTCTCGCGGGTGACCCGGTCGACCGGGTCGATGCGCTGCACCGCGACGTCCTTGGCGCCGAGCTCCAGCAGGCTGGTGAGCGCGGACTTCCCGGCGGTGCGGGCGCGGTGCTCGGCGAGGCGACCGGCGAGCAGGAAGGTCACGACCACGGCGGCGACCTCGTAGTACATGTGTCCGGTGCTGCCTGGCAGCGTGGCCACGACCGACCAGAGCATCGAGGCGATCACACCCAGGCTGACCAGGGTGTCCATGGTGGAGGCGCCGTGCCGGGCGGTGATCGCCGCCGCCCGGTGGAAGGGCCACGCGGACCACACCGCGACGGGCAGCGTCAGCAGCAGCTCCACCCACGGCCGGGCGTCGCCGAGCAGGTGGTGCACCGACGGCACCATCGCCAGCAGCACGACGAGGACCGTGAGCGGGAGCGCCACCTCGAGGCGTTGCCGCAGCGACGCGCGGCTCAGGACCTGGTCCAGTCTGTATGCCGGGCCGGCGCCGGCCCGGGGGGCCGGCCCGGTCTCCACGAGCAGGGGTCCGCCCGGGGCGCCGCCGCCGGATCCCTCGCTCCCGTCGATCGAGCCCGCGACGCGGGTCGCCCCGGCCGGGGCGGGCGTCAGGTCGGTGGCGGTGTAGCCGGTGCGCTCCACGACCGCGATCAGGTCGGCCACGGACAGCGAGCCGGGGAAGGCGACGTGGGCCTTCTCCGTGGCGAGGTTGACGGTGGCGTCCACGCCGTCGAGCCTGTTGAGCTTGCGCTCCACGCGGCTCGAGCAGGACGCGCAGGTCATCCCGCCGATGGCCAGGTCGACCTCGTGGCGGTCCTGCTCGGTCGCGGTGCTCACTCGACCACCGTGTAGCCCGCCTCGTCGACGGCCGCCTTGACGGCGGCCGGGTCGAGCGGGCCCTCGCTGGTGATGGTCACGGGGGAGTCGCCACCTGCGACCAGGTCGATCTGCACGTCCTGGACGCCGGCGACCTCCTTGAGCTCGGACGTGACCGCGCTGGTGCAGTGGCCGCAGGTCATGCCGTTGACGGTGATGGTGGTGGTCTGGCTCATGACGCTCTCCTGGGGGTGGGGGTGGCTGGGGCCGGGGACCCGGTCCTGGGTGGGTTCGGCTGAGAGGGCTGGGCTCAGCTCCTGACGAGCCGCGCGATGGCGGCGGAGGCCTCGGCGACCTTGGCGGCCGCGGCCTCGTCGGACTCGCGCGCGGCGCCGACGACGCAGTGGCCGATGTGGTCCTCGAGCAGGCCCAGGCTGACGGCCTGCAGGGCCTTGGTGATCGCCGAGATCTGGGTGAGGACGTCGATGCAGTAGGTGTCCTCGTCGACCATCCGCTGGACGCCGCGGACCTGACCCTCGATGCGCCGCAGCCGCTTGAGGTAGGCGTCCTTGTGGTCGACCTCGGCGTAGGCGGGCAGCGGGGGTGCGTGCTGGCAGGTGTCGGTCATCCGGCCTCCTTCGACGAGGTCAACCCTAATACCCCTAGGGGGTATTTCCGCGGACCGATCGGGCGGCGCGGTGTGCTGCCCGTCGAGCCCGGGTTCGTGCCCGGATCTGCAACGGTCGACGCTACCCTCTGGACCGCCCCATGAGATGTCGCCGACGGGCTTGCACGGGCGTGGTGTGGGCCATGTCGACGAGAGCGCGTGGCTCGATCTCGTCACCAGAGATGGGTGCAGGTGCACTTCGTACGTCTTCCGCGTCGTGCACCACTAGCCTGTCGTCATGGTGGCAGCACAAGAAGCGCCTCGTTGCGCCAGCAGGTCCCCACGTGGATCACATCCGCGTCCTCTTCGCGGCGTGCTGGTGCTGCACCGCGGTGCCGATGGCGAGGTCGGGGCATGGCAGGTGGCACTGACGGCACCGAGCGCTGTGGGGATGACTCATGCCATGGTGCTGCCTGGTCCGACTGACGAACAGGCCCAGCGTGTCGCCAGCCTGGGTCATCTGCAGCTGTTCGCGACGAGCCCTGTCTTTCCAGGAGCCCTTCTGCCGGATGGCGTTCCTGCTGTGCCGGTGACCGCCCTGGCGGAGAGGCTGCGGGAGGCTACCCACGATCTTGAGTCGCGGACGGTCGCGGCGATCGACGAGTACGAAGAGCGCGTCAAGCGCCGCGGGCTGGTGCGTCCTGTCGGGGCTCGGCTTGAGGTGCCCCTGGAGCCCGCTGCGAGGGATTCCACCGCTGGCGCCACACTGACCTACGCGATCCTGGTGCGAGCACGTTGGCAGGAGTGGATCGAGGCGGAGCGGAATCGCCTGCGTCGCATCTGTCATCCCAAGACCGGGGCGACCCCGTACGTGATGCCGCCAGAACTGTCGCATCCGGAATTTCGTGCATTTCCCCCGCAGGTATATGACGGGACGGTTCTGGTTCCCAGTCAGACCCCGGTAGGCATCCCGTCATGACCCGTGAGCACGACGCAGACTCAGGACTGGTCCTGACCGAGGAGTTCCGGCAAGCACTGGACTGGCTGGAGCAGGGCGAGCACGTCTTTCTTACCGGCAAGGCCGGCACCGGCAAATCAACCCTGATCCGGGAGTTCCTGCGCCGCACCACTCGCAAGTCCGTCGTGGCTGCTCCGACGGGTATCGCGGCGCTGAACGTCGGTGGCTACACGATCCATCGGTTGTTCTCCTTCTCGCCTACGACCACCCTCGACGAGGTCGCAGACGGCAGGTACTACCCGGCGAAGTTTGCCGAGACTTTGCGAGAGCTGGATACCCTCATCATCGATGAGGTGTCGATGGTGCGCGCTGATCTGTTCGACCAGCTGGCTGTGGCCCTGCGCAGGTTCGGTCCCCGGCGCGGGCAGCCGTTCGGCGGCGTCCAGCTCGTCCTCGTCGGCGATCTCTACCAGCTGCCCCCCGTCGTAGCCGGCGAAGAAGAAGCGACCTTCTTCCGCACTCGCTACGAGAGCCCGTACTTCTTCTCCGCCGACCACTACGACCGGGACGCTTTCCGATCCGTGGCCCTGACCCACGTATTCCGGCAGAGCGACTCCAGCCTGGTGGACATGCTGAACGCCGTCCGTGACGGGACGATCCAGCAGGACACGCTCGACCACCTGAATCGCCGCCTCGACCCAGCCTTCGAGCCGGATCTCGACGAGTTCTGGGTCACTCTGACCACCACGAACAAGACAGCCGAGCGTCGCAA
Encoded here:
- a CDS encoding heavy metal translocating P-type ATPase, with protein sequence MSTATEQDRHEVDLAIGGMTCASCSSRVERKLNRLDGVDATVNLATEKAHVAFPGSLSVADLIAVVERTGYTATDLTPAPAGATRVAGSIDGSEGSGGGAPGGPLLVETGPAPRAGAGPAYRLDQVLSRASLRQRLEVALPLTVLVVLLAMVPSVHHLLGDARPWVELLLTLPVAVWSAWPFHRAAAITARHGASTMDTLVSLGVIASMLWSVVATLPGSTGHMYYEVAAVVVTFLLAGRLAEHRARTAGKSALTSLLELGAKDVAVQRIDPVDRVTRETRIPIEQLQVGEQFVVRPGEKVATDGVVVDGTSALDRSLVTGESLPVEVGPGDEVTGGTINAHGRLLVQATRVGADTTLAGITRLVEQAQTGKAPVQRLADRISAVFVPVVLVIAVLTFVGWLVTGHPAAAALSAAVSVLVVACPCALGLATPTGLLVGTGRAAELGVLIKGPEILESTRRIDTVVLDKTGTLTTGSATLVDVTPSGRLTPTAALQAAASVEAWSEHPIAQAVVRAAQAEGLDLRPITGFTNLPGLGARATIKDTEVTVGRASLFDLVPGDLQGDRVGTTVYVGWGGVAHAALTVADELRDSSSASVQRLRDLGLRTVLLTGDNRRTAAQVGEQVGIGAADVVAEVLPKEKHAEIARLQQQGRVVAMVGDGVNDAAALAQADLGLAMGSGADVAIDSADIVLVRPDVGAVADAIALSRQTLRIIQQNLVWAFGYNVIAIPLAVLGALDPMVSGAAMALSSVLVVTNSLRLRSFARTPS
- a CDS encoding heavy-metal-associated domain-containing protein, with translation MSQTTTITVNGMTCGHCTSAVTSELKEVAGVQDVQIDLVAGGDSPVTITSEGPLDPAAVKAAVDEAGYTVVE
- the kdpC gene encoding potassium-transporting ATPase subunit KdpC produces the protein MTFLRHTWAALRALIVLTLLLGVVYPLGMTAVAGALPGTGHEVTVAGRVVGDSRIGQPFSEPRWFQGRPSAVEHPGEASGGSNLGPHHPDLARQVAERRAALRQANPQAPEAIPADALTASASGVDPDISPAYARWQVARVAAARHLGVEQIQRLVDAHTTRARWGFVGSDTVNVLELNAALTRLGA
- a CDS encoding sensor histidine kinase, whose product is MARGRLRIYLGAAPGVGKTVAMLAEGRRAAERGKDVVVAICETHGRQHTAQMLEGLETVPRVRLAHRGAVLSEMDLAAVLGRRPAIALVDELAHTNAPGSRNDKRWRDVEELLAAGIDVISTVNIQHLESLNDAVTTITGIAQHETVPDEVVRAADQIEFVDMSPEALRRRMAHGNVYTADKIDAALANYFRPGNLSALRELALLWVADRVDEGLGRYRDEHGITSPWPTRERVLVALSGGPEGATLLRRGARIAGRGAGGELHAVHVARADGLTSGVLPRIAEQRALTGDLGGTFHAVTGEDTAEAVLDFARGINASQIVVGTSRHHRWVRVLRQATGDAIIARSGEIDVHVVTHPHAASLGVRRPRRTLSRGRTLSGYLLSVGASAAVTAALSPWARAVGLPLIVQLYLLLTVLVALVGGLGPAVVTAVGSCLLINWFFTPPVHTLTIASAQNALALGVFVVVGVLVSNVVLRAAARAEEALRAQHESAALAELTHTLLGSTDQLALLLSRAVDLFAASSVAVVRRPTHDDPAPEIVAATAGFPPGLAISGGAAREPVDERHVLVLDGDPLAADQQRLFAACAVHAGAILHRRVLRAEAAAAERLERDNRARTALLSAVSHDLRTPLAAIKAAIGSLRTTEVDFPPEDEAELEAIIEESADRLAALVDNLLDMSRLSTEALVASPQDVDLAELLPACVATVSEPSRVRWALGAGARRVQADPGLLDRVLGNIVENALRHQPRGGEVLLTTSAMRDQVEIRVVDHGPGIAPGDQDRVFRPFQRLGDAPAGDGVGLGLAVARGLAEAMDGSVVAEDTPGGGLTMVVSLPIAMVAGPVRLATVQEDHP
- the kdpB gene encoding potassium-transporting ATPase subunit KdpB, which translates into the protein MTIPMPLDPSTADRDERPAHPAAGPPDRSRDGASLVRTALAALPDALRKLDPRHVVRSPVIFVVWIGTVLTTVLCLTDPTVFAVGVTLWLWATMVFANLAEAIAEGRGKAQAATLRQTRTETPARRLLPDGREELVSGQDLQLGDRVVVEASQVIPGDGDVVDGVATVDESAITGESAPVVRESGGDRCAVTGGTTVLSDRIVVQITSRPGETFIDRMISLVEGAARQKTPNEVALSILLIVLTLIFVLAVTALQPMAVYSGRPLSLVVLVALLVCLIPTTIGALLSAIGIAGMDRLVQRNVLAMSGRAVEAAGDVSTLLLDKTGTITFGNRRASDVIPVAGATRAELLRAAHLSSLADETPEGRSIVDYAVAEGGAGELTTALDLQRAGATVVPFTAQTRMSGVDLADGTRIRKGASSAVTAWVHADGGHMVHDVDDTVESVSRAGGTPLVVAVQDPGQVPRQLGVVFLKDIVKPGMPERFAQLRAMGIRTVMITGDNPLTAASIAKEAGVDDFLAEATPEDKMRLIKQEQSGGRLVAMTGDGTNDAPALAQADVGVAMNTGTSAAKEAGNMIDLDSDPTKLIDIVAIGKQLLITRGALTTFSIANDIAKYFAIIPAMFVTLYPGLDRLNVMRLHSPESAMLSAVIFNALIIVALIPLALRGVAYRPLSAAALLRRNLFVYGLGGVIAPFVGIKLIDLLISLLPGLR
- a CDS encoding metal-sensitive transcriptional regulator — its product is MTDTCQHAPPLPAYAEVDHKDAYLKRLRRIEGQVRGVQRMVDEDTYCIDVLTQISAITKALQAVSLGLLEDHIGHCVVGAARESDEAAAAKVAEASAAIARLVRS